CGCCCCTCCGGGTCGAAGACGGCGCGCAGCCGCGTCATCGCGAGCAGGTCGTCGGGGCCGAAGAGGAGCGGCATCTCGGCGACCTTCTCGACGCCGATGCCGTGCTCGCCGGTGAGGCTCCCTCCGAGCGCGACGCAGGTCTCCAGGATCTCCCGCCCCGCGGCCCGCACGCGGGCGACCTCGTCCCGATCGCGCTCGTCGTAGAGCAGGATCGGGTGGATGTTGCCGTCGCCGGCGTGGAAGACGTTGGCGATGCGCAGCCGGTGTCGCTGGGCGACCGCCGCGATCGAACGTACGATCTCGGGCACGCGCGTGCGCGGCACGACGCCGTCCTGCGTGCAGTAGTTGGGGGCCAGCCGCCCGACCGCGCCGAAGGCGCGCTTGCGGCACTTCCAGAGGGCCGCCCGCTCGGCCTCGTCGCGCGCGACGCGGATCTCGCGCACGCCGGCCGCCCGGCAGACGGCCGTGGCGCGCGCGGCATGCACGTCGAGCCCGGCGGCGGGACCGTCGATCTCGATCAGGAGCACCGCCCCGGCATCCGTCGGGAGCCCGATGCGGAAGGCCGCCTCCACCGCCTGGATGATCAGGCGGTCCATCATCTCGAGCGCCGCCGGCACGATGCCCGCACCGATGATGCCGGAGACCGCCTCGCTGGCGGCGTCGACCGAGTCGAAGACCGCGAGCAGGGTGCGGTGCGCCTCCGGCGAGCGCACCACCCTGAGGGTCGCGCGGGTGACGACGCCGAACGTGCCCTCGGCACCGACCACGAGCCCCACCAGGTCATAGCCCGGCCGGTCCTCGACCGCACCGCCGAGCGCCACCAGCTCGCCCGACGGCAGCGCCAGCTCGATGCCGAGCACGTGGTTGGTGGTGACCCCGTACTTGAGCGTATGGGGTCCGCCCGAGTTCTCGGCGATGTTGCCGCCGATGGTGCAAGCCGGCTGGCTCGACGGGTCGGGCGCGTAGCCGAGGCCGTGCGCGCGCACGGCGTTCGTGACCCACTGGTTCACCACGCCGGCCTGGGCGACGACGCGCTGGTTCCGTACGTCGACCGCCTCGATGCGGTCCAGCCGGCTCGTGCAGATCATCACCGGCGCGGCAACGGGCAGGGTGCCGCCCGAGAGCCCCGTGCCGGCACCGCGCGGGACAAATGATATTTTCTCCGCCGCGAGGAGCCGCAGCACCGCGCTCACCTCTGCCGGCGTGCGCGGCAGCACGACGGCCTCGGGAGCGGCCCGCTCGAGCGTGTAGCCGTCGCACTCGTAGACCAGGAGCGCCTCCGGCCGGTCGA
This region of Deltaproteobacteria bacterium genomic DNA includes:
- a CDS encoding FAD-binding protein, which produces MGPVLPAALVARLRAVVGADGIVDRPEALLVYECDGYTLERAAPEAVVLPRTPAEVSAVLRLLAAEKISFVPRGAGTGLSGGTLPVAAPVMICTSRLDRIEAVDVRNQRVVAQAGVVNQWVTNAVRAHGLGYAPDPSSQPACTIGGNIAENSGGPHTLKYGVTTNHVLGIELALPSGELVALGGAVEDRPGYDLVGLVVGAEGTFGVVTRATLRVVRSPEAHRTLLAVFDSVDAASEAVSGIIGAGIVPAALEMMDRLIIQAVEAAFRIGLPTDAGAVLLIEIDGPAAGLDVHAARATAVCRAAGVREIRVARDEAERAALWKCRKRAFGAVGRLAPNYCTQDGVVPRTRVPEIVRSIAAVAQRHRLRIANVFHAGDGNIHPILLYDERDRDEVARVRAAGREILETCVALGGSLTGEHGIGVEKVAEMPLLFGPDDLLAMTRLRAVFDPEGRANPHKIFPDAKVCVETRAPRRQAAV